From one Shewanella sp. GD04112 genomic stretch:
- the nhaA gene encoding Na+/H+ antiporter NhaA — protein sequence MNDVIRDFFKMESAGGILLVIAAAIAMTIANSPLGETYQSVLHTYVFGMSVSHWINDGLMAVFFLLIGLEVKRELLEGALKSKETAIFPAIAAVGGILAPALIYVAFNANDPEAISGWAIPAATDIAFALGIMALLGKRVPVSLKVFLLAVAIIDDLGVVVIIALFYTGDLSTMALLVGFIMTGVLFMLNAKEVTKLTPYMIVGAILWFAVLKSGVHATLAGVVIGFAIPLKGKQGEHSPLKHMEHALHPYVAFGILPLFAFANAGISLEGVSMSGLTSMLPLGIALGLLVGKPLGIFTFSWAAVKMGVAKLPEGVNFKHIFAVSVLCGIGFTMSIFISSLAFGNVSPEFDTYARLGILMGSTTAALLGYALLHFSLPKKAQA from the coding sequence ATGAACGATGTCATTCGTGACTTTTTCAAAATGGAATCAGCTGGTGGTATTCTTCTCGTGATTGCCGCGGCAATTGCGATGACCATTGCTAACTCACCGCTGGGCGAAACTTATCAATCTGTACTGCATACTTATGTATTTGGTATGTCAGTTTCTCACTGGATTAATGACGGCCTAATGGCTGTTTTCTTCTTACTCATTGGCCTTGAAGTTAAGCGAGAGCTGCTTGAAGGTGCGTTAAAATCAAAAGAAACCGCAATTTTCCCTGCGATTGCAGCGGTTGGCGGTATATTAGCTCCTGCTCTTATTTACGTAGCCTTTAATGCCAACGATCCTGAGGCGATTTCTGGTTGGGCAATTCCAGCGGCGACAGATATCGCTTTTGCTTTAGGTATCATGGCGTTATTAGGTAAGCGTGTACCAGTAAGCCTAAAAGTGTTCTTGCTGGCGGTTGCTATCATCGATGATTTAGGTGTAGTTGTTATTATCGCGCTATTTTACACCGGTGACCTGTCGACCATGGCGTTGCTTGTTGGCTTCATCATGACTGGTGTCCTATTCATGTTGAATGCGAAGGAAGTAACAAAACTTACGCCATACATGATCGTCGGTGCGATCTTATGGTTCGCGGTGCTTAAATCTGGTGTTCACGCAACATTGGCAGGTGTAGTGATTGGTTTTGCTATCCCACTAAAGGGAAAGCAGGGCGAACATTCTCCACTTAAACATATGGAGCACGCGCTTCACCCATACGTGGCATTTGGTATTCTGCCTCTATTCGCATTTGCCAATGCGGGGATTTCGTTAGAAGGCGTATCGATGTCAGGTCTAACTTCAATGCTGCCACTCGGTATTGCTTTGGGTCTACTGGTTGGTAAGCCTCTAGGTATCTTTACCTTTAGCTGGGCAGCGGTAAAAATGGGCGTTGCTAAGTTACCTGAAGGCGTTAACTTCAAGCATATCTTTGCGGTATCTGTGTTGTGTGGTATTGGCTTTACAATGTCTATCTTCATTTCCTCTTTAGCGTTCGGAAATGTAAGTCCTGAATTTGATACCTATGCTCGACTCGGTATCTTAATGGGTTCTACGACAGCAGCATTACTTGGCTATGCCTTACTGCACTTTTCTTTGCCTAAGAAAGCGCAAGCGTAA
- a CDS encoding IS4 family transposase — protein sequence MLAHWLIDVDTFAAPESLALFQKELPLEWIEQALDSTNKASMRRRKLPAELVVWLIVGIGLYRDKPITEVLDKLDLKLSNHLGDSVAPSAIPQARKRLTAQPLEALFKLTAAHWTQQEDSDDKWFGLSLLSVDGTQFRTHDTACLAEHFQYIKYNENHHTEYPIVRLCALTSLRSRLLHDVVFGPSSTGEVSYAKQLAASAPAHSLTIFDRCYLSAELMINWQRQHTTSHWMTPIKSNTQYEVVEQLDKEGRDLLVEMKVSAHARKQDPSLPEKWQARLVLYPKPEQPNHVIGVLTSLTSLEYGTQSLLDVYFERWEIENSYGEIKHNMLEDEVLLRSQSVEGVIQEIWGILIAYNLVRLEISRIAREAQVSPLRISFMMALRDIQDELMWCAIASPGSIPRKLRAMRERVKRYILPQKRKRPKARTVRINKTRYPVRSKHLK from the coding sequence ATGTTGGCTCACTGGCTGATTGATGTCGATACGTTTGCTGCACCAGAATCACTGGCTCTCTTCCAAAAAGAACTCCCGCTCGAATGGATAGAGCAAGCCCTTGATTCTACCAATAAAGCCAGCATGAGACGGCGTAAGTTACCCGCCGAACTTGTCGTTTGGCTAATTGTCGGTATTGGCTTGTATCGGGATAAACCCATCACGGAAGTTTTAGATAAACTAGACCTCAAGCTTTCCAACCACTTAGGGGATTCTGTTGCACCAAGTGCTATTCCTCAAGCGAGAAAGCGCCTCACCGCCCAACCTTTGGAAGCGCTTTTTAAACTGACAGCAGCCCATTGGACCCAGCAGGAAGATAGCGATGACAAATGGTTTGGACTGAGTTTACTTTCTGTCGACGGCACTCAGTTCCGCACCCATGATACCGCCTGTCTTGCAGAGCACTTCCAATACATCAAGTACAATGAAAACCACCATACTGAATACCCGATTGTTCGATTATGTGCCCTCACATCGCTGCGAAGTCGTTTATTACATGATGTTGTCTTTGGGCCCAGCTCGACAGGAGAGGTCTCTTATGCCAAACAGCTGGCCGCTTCAGCCCCCGCTCACTCCCTGACGATTTTTGACCGCTGTTACCTCAGTGCCGAGTTGATGATTAATTGGCAACGGCAACATACGACGAGTCACTGGATGACGCCGATAAAATCCAACACGCAATATGAAGTGGTTGAGCAACTGGATAAGGAAGGGCGAGACCTTTTAGTGGAAATGAAAGTGTCAGCCCATGCTCGGAAACAAGACCCAAGCTTGCCGGAGAAATGGCAAGCCCGCCTTGTCCTGTACCCTAAGCCAGAACAACCTAATCACGTCATAGGTGTTCTCACCTCCTTAACGAGTCTGGAATATGGTACGCAGTCATTACTGGATGTGTATTTTGAACGATGGGAAATAGAGAACAGCTACGGAGAGATAAAGCACAATATGCTCGAAGATGAAGTGCTGCTACGAAGTCAGTCTGTGGAGGGGGTAATACAAGAAATCTGGGGAATATTGATAGCTTACAATTTGGTTCGCCTGGAAATCAGTCGTATTGCGAGAGAGGCGCAGGTATCGCCATTGCGTATAAGTTTTATGATGGCATTGAGAGATATTCAGGATGAGCTGATGTGGTGTGCGATAGCCTCCCCCGGCTCCATCCCGAGAAAGCTAAGGGCCATGCGGGAGAGAGTTAAACGCTACATACTGCCCCAAAAAAGAAAACGGCCCAAAGCAAGGACCGTTCGTATCAATAAAACTCGCTACCCTGTTCGCTCTAAACACCTTAAGTGA
- a CDS encoding multidrug efflux RND transporter permease subunit: MAQFFINRPIFASVISIVIVLLGVIAMFKLPVDQYPYITPPQVTISASYPGASSTTAAESVATPLEQEVNGVPNMIYMSSKSTNSGGTSVTITFDVGTNADLAAVDVQNSAQQASGGLPIDVQTEGVTVSKDASVELLKLALTSNDERFDEIYLSNYATINIESALRRIPGVGRTRNTGSRSYAMRIWLKPDAMAGYSLTTTDVINAIKAQNKESPAGTIGTQPNNDDISLTLPISVAGRLSSVQAFNEIIVRANPDGSIIRLRDIAGVELGSSAYTLQSQLNGENATILQVYLLPGANALEVTRKVKQTMAELSQKFPQGMKWEVFYDASIFIQESIDEVIHTLIEALVLVVLVVYLFLQNVRATLIPAIAVPVSLIGTLAAMLAFGFTINTVSLLALVLAIGIVVDDAIVVVENVERLIHEKGMSAIDATRIAMKELSGALVATSLVLCAVFVPVSFLAGITGIMYREFAVAITVAVLISTLVALTLSPALCALLLKPSKAPQRGFFHWLNRKLDVGTNQYVGLVALTNKYAKRSYLAFAIMFGGTYFIMSHLPSSFMPDEDQGRFFIDMTLPDGSTVNRTEAILKKAEQYVRANPAVAYSFTLAGENRRSGANQANGQFEVVLKPWAEREASHATVQSVMKAIDKDLKNVLEAEFNLYLPSAVPGLGNGSGVEMQLQDTSGTHFDGLIETANELVEQLKLQPEVASASVSLQSAIPQLHLTVDEAKAMAIGVNVSDIYSTIKTLTDSSTVNDFNLFGRVYRVKIQAEERYRQFPHQIKDYYVRSSSGAMVPIGVLAKYDYTVGPSSVTHYNLFSSASINVTPATGYATGDVIQAIERVATPILPDEFKYEWTGITYQEVQSANQTGIAIGLALLFVFLFLAALYESWSIPVAVLLIAPIALLGAAVTTLISGMQSNLFFQVAFIALIGMAAKNAILIVEFANQLHQQGRTRISAALEAATMRFRPILMTSMAFILGVLPLVLSEGPGAVSRQSISLPILGGMVLATTIGIVFVPLFFVTTAGWVKKKVVKQPIKTKEELLLDQETVEEVSRG; encoded by the coding sequence ATGGCGCAGTTTTTTATTAATCGGCCGATTTTTGCCAGTGTCATCTCCATCGTTATCGTGCTGCTCGGGGTGATTGCGATGTTTAAGCTGCCCGTCGATCAGTATCCTTACATCACGCCGCCACAGGTGACCATTTCTGCTTCTTACCCTGGTGCAAGCTCTACCACCGCCGCCGAATCCGTCGCCACACCGCTCGAGCAGGAAGTGAATGGTGTGCCCAATATGATTTACATGAGTTCCAAGAGCACCAACTCGGGCGGCACCAGTGTGACCATTACCTTCGATGTGGGCACTAATGCGGACTTGGCAGCGGTGGATGTGCAAAACTCCGCTCAGCAAGCTTCGGGGGGGCTGCCAATCGACGTGCAAACCGAAGGGGTGACCGTCTCCAAAGATGCGTCGGTGGAATTGTTAAAACTCGCGTTAACTTCGAACGATGAAAGGTTCGATGAGATTTACCTGAGTAATTACGCCACCATCAATATTGAATCTGCGCTGAGGCGCATTCCCGGCGTGGGTCGCACCCGTAACACGGGTTCACGCAGTTATGCGATGCGGATTTGGTTAAAACCCGATGCCATGGCGGGGTACAGCTTAACCACCACAGATGTGATCAACGCCATCAAGGCACAAAACAAAGAATCCCCCGCAGGCACCATTGGTACTCAACCTAATAATGACGACATCAGTTTAACCTTGCCCATCAGTGTGGCGGGCAGATTAAGCTCGGTGCAGGCATTTAATGAGATCATTGTGCGCGCCAATCCCGACGGCTCGATTATCCGGCTGCGGGATATTGCCGGTGTAGAACTAGGTTCCTCCGCCTATACGTTGCAATCCCAGTTAAATGGTGAAAATGCCACCATCTTGCAGGTGTACTTACTCCCTGGCGCGAATGCCCTAGAAGTGACCCGCAAGGTGAAACAGACGATGGCAGAGCTGTCGCAAAAGTTCCCCCAAGGGATGAAATGGGAAGTGTTTTACGATGCCTCCATCTTTATCCAGGAATCCATCGATGAGGTGATCCACACCCTGATAGAAGCCTTAGTGCTCGTGGTGTTGGTAGTGTACTTGTTCCTGCAAAATGTGCGCGCCACCTTGATTCCGGCCATTGCAGTACCGGTTTCCTTAATTGGGACCTTAGCGGCCATGCTGGCCTTTGGTTTTACTATTAATACCGTGAGTTTACTCGCGCTGGTTCTCGCCATCGGCATTGTGGTCGACGATGCCATTGTGGTGGTCGAAAACGTGGAGCGCTTAATCCATGAGAAGGGCATGAGCGCTATCGATGCGACCCGAATTGCGATGAAAGAATTGTCGGGCGCATTGGTGGCCACCAGTTTAGTGCTCTGCGCGGTATTCGTGCCCGTGTCGTTTTTAGCGGGGATCACCGGCATCATGTACCGTGAGTTTGCGGTGGCGATTACGGTCGCGGTATTGATCTCCACCCTAGTCGCGCTGACCTTAAGTCCGGCACTGTGCGCCTTATTATTAAAACCCAGCAAGGCACCGCAGCGGGGATTCTTCCATTGGCTGAATCGAAAACTCGACGTGGGTACCAATCAATATGTCGGCTTAGTCGCCTTAACCAACAAATACGCCAAACGCAGTTACTTAGCCTTTGCGATTATGTTTGGTGGCACCTATTTCATCATGTCCCATTTGCCGAGCAGCTTTATGCCCGATGAGGACCAAGGTCGATTCTTTATCGATATGACACTGCCCGATGGCTCAACGGTGAATCGCACCGAGGCGATTTTAAAGAAAGCCGAGCAATATGTGCGTGCTAATCCTGCCGTGGCCTATTCATTTACGCTGGCGGGGGAAAACCGCCGCTCGGGGGCGAATCAGGCCAACGGCCAATTTGAAGTGGTACTTAAGCCTTGGGCTGAGCGCGAAGCCAGTCATGCTACGGTACAATCCGTGATGAAGGCGATAGATAAGGATCTGAAAAACGTCTTAGAAGCTGAGTTTAACCTGTATTTGCCATCGGCCGTTCCCGGCTTAGGCAATGGCTCTGGGGTAGAAATGCAGCTCCAAGACACCTCTGGCACCCATTTTGATGGCTTAATAGAAACCGCTAACGAATTAGTCGAACAGCTAAAACTGCAGCCTGAAGTTGCCAGTGCCAGCGTGTCACTGCAGAGCGCAATTCCACAATTGCATTTGACGGTCGATGAGGCAAAGGCGATGGCGATTGGGGTGAATGTGAGTGATATTTACAGCACCATCAAAACCTTAACTGACTCCTCAACCGTGAATGACTTTAACCTCTTTGGCCGTGTCTATCGGGTGAAGATCCAAGCGGAAGAGCGCTACCGTCAATTCCCGCACCAGATAAAAGATTATTATGTGCGCTCATCGAGCGGCGCTATGGTACCGATTGGTGTGCTGGCTAAGTATGATTACACCGTTGGGCCATCTTCGGTGACCCACTACAACTTATTCTCCAGCGCTTCCATCAATGTCACGCCTGCAACGGGCTACGCCACTGGTGATGTTATCCAAGCCATAGAGCGGGTCGCAACGCCGATTTTGCCCGATGAGTTTAAATACGAATGGACGGGTATTACCTACCAAGAGGTGCAGTCGGCGAACCAAACCGGCATTGCCATTGGGTTGGCACTGTTATTCGTATTCCTGTTTTTAGCCGCGCTCTATGAGAGTTGGAGTATTCCAGTCGCGGTATTGCTGATCGCGCCCATCGCACTCTTAGGGGCGGCGGTGACGACCTTAATCAGTGGCATGCAGAGTAACTTATTCTTCCAAGTGGCATTTATCGCCTTAATCGGTATGGCGGCGAAGAATGCAATTCTTATTGTCGAGTTTGCCAATCAGTTGCATCAGCAAGGTCGGACGCGAATTTCGGCGGCGCTCGAAGCTGCGACCATGCGCTTTAGGCCGATTTTAATGACCTCCATGGCGTTTATTCTTGGGGTGTTACCGCTGGTGTTATCCGAAGGGCCTGGGGCCGTGAGTCGGCAATCGATTTCGTTACCTATCCTGGGTGGCATGGTGTTGGCAACCACCATAGGCATAGTGTTTGTGCCGCTGTTCTTTGTCACGACAGCTGGCTGGGTTAAAAAGAAAGTTGTTAAACAACCCATTAAAACAAAAGAGGAATTACTCCTAGATCAAGAAACCGTCGAGGAGGTGAGCCGTGGTTAA
- a CDS encoding efflux transporter outer membrane subunit, with amino-acid sequence MVNRHTLSDSQSTATQPMIQSISLGFHLRLKPLYLGLVTALSVAGCAMGPDYQRPDLALPSQYQAQILSQTTAEQGNVKEVSALSWRHFYQDPVLISLIEHALANNLDLQMAQSRLLAARSKMTVVDSALWPEVSVKAGYERSLDSGATSTNPSPSTTLDLGGAVSWELDLWGANRRASEAAMADYLSEVEKLRLSHVSLISDIASRYYEWLDIEQRYSVSIDTVGLRQKELDIAKLRHANGVISGLDVRQAEVELQSTKVTLPTLDYERKYKINQLHILLGEYDYALPSPQGLPENMGLPYELNTGVPSELLTLRPDVKIAEQQMIAANAEVGIAKAAFFPKFTISGVYGRENDHLKDIFDSNGVTWSLLGGISAPIFNRGKIAAEYDIATEAATQSMLNYRNVVLTAYFDVNDALNNLKRAQEAIKAQKELVESSSAYARLARLRYQNGVATSLDLMDAQRQLFSAQLAYSEILRDKQLAKIALYRALGGGAVSE; translated from the coding sequence GTGGTTAATCGCCATACTTTATCTGACTCTCAATCGACGGCGACTCAGCCTATGATCCAGTCTATTTCGTTGGGTTTTCATTTGCGCTTAAAGCCGCTTTATTTGGGACTCGTGACGGCATTGAGTGTTGCAGGCTGCGCCATGGGGCCTGATTACCAGCGGCCAGATCTGGCGTTACCGAGCCAGTATCAAGCGCAAATATTGTCGCAAACCACTGCCGAGCAGGGGAATGTAAAGGAGGTCTCGGCCCTATCATGGCGGCATTTTTATCAAGATCCTGTGCTGATTTCCTTGATTGAACATGCGCTGGCGAACAATCTGGACCTACAAATGGCGCAGTCGCGTCTTCTCGCTGCACGTTCAAAAATGACTGTTGTTGACAGTGCACTTTGGCCTGAGGTTTCAGTCAAAGCGGGATATGAACGCAGTTTAGATAGCGGTGCAACCAGCACTAACCCAAGTCCGAGTACCACCTTAGATTTAGGCGGCGCGGTTTCGTGGGAGCTAGATCTTTGGGGCGCAAACCGCAGGGCGAGCGAGGCCGCTATGGCCGATTATCTTTCGGAGGTTGAAAAGCTCAGGCTCAGCCATGTTAGCCTTATCAGTGATATTGCTAGCCGTTATTACGAATGGCTCGATATCGAGCAGCGTTATAGTGTGTCTATCGACACCGTGGGATTACGGCAGAAGGAGCTGGATATCGCCAAGCTTCGCCATGCCAATGGCGTGATTTCGGGCCTCGATGTGCGTCAGGCTGAAGTTGAGCTTCAAAGCACAAAAGTGACCTTGCCGACATTAGACTACGAAAGAAAATATAAAATAAATCAGTTACATATCTTACTCGGTGAATATGATTATGCTTTACCATCTCCCCAAGGTTTACCCGAAAATATGGGTTTACCCTATGAACTCAATACAGGTGTTCCCTCTGAATTGTTGACATTGAGACCCGATGTCAAAATTGCCGAGCAGCAGATGATTGCAGCGAATGCGGAAGTGGGTATCGCCAAGGCGGCCTTTTTCCCTAAATTTACCATTTCGGGTGTGTATGGTCGGGAGAACGATCATCTTAAAGATATCTTCGACAGTAATGGTGTCACTTGGTCACTGCTTGGCGGCATTAGTGCACCGATTTTTAACCGCGGAAAAATTGCTGCCGAATATGATATCGCTACAGAAGCAGCTACACAGTCAATGCTGAATTATCGCAATGTGGTGCTGACCGCTTACTTTGATGTGAACGATGCGCTGAATAATCTTAAACGCGCCCAAGAGGCCATCAAAGCGCAAAAGGAATTAGTTGAATCTTCATCGGCTTATGCACGTCTTGCGCGACTGCGTTACCAAAATGGTGTGGCCACTTCGCTGGATTTAATGGATGCGCAGCGGCAATTATTTAGCGCCCAATTGGCCTACAGCGAGATATTACGTGACAAGCAATTGGCCAAAATCGCCCTGTATCGAGCGCTGGGTGGTGGTGCCGTGAGTGAATAA
- a CDS encoding PhoX family phosphatase, with amino-acid sequence MSKATFDPTLYNKSNNEPFNQVLDKHLSRRNFVKSGLGLGAMTAFAGMGLVGCGSDNSPAPTPIDPVPPLPPTQSSAKLNFTSVAGARLDAVVVPEGYSAQVLAPWGTPLNAKAAPWKADGSNTADDQANSVGMHHDGMHFFPLNDAGDDGLLCINHEYIDEIALHPNGPTVDETTGLRTIIDEIRKEINAHGVSVVRIKLVNNQWEVVYNDSHNRRFTGATVMDIAGPLAYSPLLETRYSPDGSQARGTLNNCGNGYTPWGTYLTCEENWPGYFANRGTLAADQARIGISKSSTRYGWDDLAGHAEERLDEFARFDVTPKGNSAQDDYRNEANGHGYIVEIDPYNPSSRAIKRTALGRFRHEGCTFGKLTEGKPVVFYSGHDSQFEYLYKFVSNALWDPQDANSTNRLQMGDKYMNEGTLYAAKFNENGAGIWLPLTLDSQTTDGKTLGDSFASLAEIILNTAGAADLVGATPMDRPEWCAVDPFTGSAYLTLTNNSKRTEANPANPRLKNSFGHIIRWDEGDKDTEFTWDIFVFGSPSDGNAETNLSGLTDLNQFASPDGLAFDARGILWVQTDNGAKEVAEETNDQMLAIVPSTLVDSANKQASVTAENQMELKRFFVGPNDCEVTGFAISPDYTSVFANIQHPGNWPYSNNAAEITPAGTVLRPRAATVVIRKLDGKEVAV; translated from the coding sequence ATGAGCAAGGCCACCTTTGACCCGACACTTTATAATAAAAGTAATAACGAACCTTTTAATCAAGTGTTGGATAAACATTTATCCCGCCGTAATTTTGTTAAAAGCGGATTAGGCCTAGGTGCGATGACCGCCTTCGCAGGCATGGGATTAGTGGGTTGTGGTTCGGACAATTCCCCTGCCCCAACACCTATCGATCCCGTTCCGCCATTACCACCGACTCAAAGTAGCGCCAAATTAAACTTCACATCAGTGGCCGGCGCCCGCTTGGATGCGGTTGTGGTACCCGAAGGTTACAGCGCGCAAGTACTTGCCCCTTGGGGAACACCATTAAATGCGAAGGCTGCACCTTGGAAAGCCGATGGCAGCAATACCGCCGATGACCAAGCAAACTCTGTCGGTATGCACCATGATGGCATGCATTTCTTCCCATTAAATGATGCAGGCGATGACGGTTTACTCTGTATCAACCATGAATATATCGATGAGATAGCCCTGCATCCTAATGGCCCAACCGTAGATGAAACCACTGGATTACGTACCATTATCGATGAAATCCGTAAGGAAATTAATGCCCACGGCGTGTCGGTGGTAAGAATTAAACTCGTTAATAATCAATGGGAAGTTGTTTACAACGACAGTCATAACCGCCGCTTTACCGGCGCAACTGTGATGGATATCGCCGGGCCTCTCGCCTATTCGCCACTACTCGAAACCCGTTATTCGCCCGATGGCAGCCAGGCTCGTGGCACCTTAAATAACTGTGGTAATGGTTACACGCCTTGGGGCACCTATTTGACCTGCGAAGAAAACTGGCCGGGTTACTTTGCCAACCGCGGCACTTTAGCCGCCGATCAAGCCCGTATCGGGATCAGCAAAAGCAGCACCCGCTATGGCTGGGATGACTTAGCGGGTCACGCCGAGGAGCGCCTCGATGAGTTCGCGCGTTTTGATGTCACGCCAAAGGGCAATAGTGCACAAGATGATTACCGCAACGAGGCTAATGGCCACGGCTATATCGTTGAAATTGACCCCTATAATCCAAGCTCACGCGCCATCAAACGGACTGCCCTTGGTCGCTTCCGCCACGAGGGATGTACCTTCGGAAAATTAACCGAAGGTAAACCTGTGGTGTTCTACTCTGGCCACGATTCTCAATTCGAATACTTATATAAATTTGTGTCGAATGCGCTGTGGGACCCACAGGATGCAAACAGCACAAATCGCCTGCAAATGGGTGATAAGTATATGAATGAAGGAACATTGTATGCCGCTAAGTTTAACGAAAATGGCGCTGGTATATGGTTGCCTTTAACCTTAGATAGCCAAACAACAGACGGGAAAACCTTAGGTGATAGCTTTGCCAGTCTGGCCGAGATTATCTTAAATACCGCAGGTGCGGCGGATTTAGTCGGCGCAACGCCTATGGACCGCCCTGAGTGGTGTGCGGTTGACCCCTTCACAGGTTCAGCCTACTTAACACTGACCAATAACTCTAAGCGTACCGAGGCAAACCCAGCTAATCCAAGACTTAAAAACTCCTTTGGACATATTATTCGTTGGGATGAAGGTGACAAAGACACTGAATTCACATGGGATATTTTTGTCTTTGGCTCACCGAGTGATGGCAATGCCGAGACCAACCTGTCGGGCTTAACGGATCTAAACCAATTTGCTAGCCCCGATGGATTGGCCTTCGACGCCCGCGGTATTTTATGGGTGCAAACCGATAATGGTGCCAAAGAAGTCGCCGAAGAAACCAATGATCAAATGCTAGCGATTGTGCCATCAACCTTAGTCGACAGCGCAAACAAGCAAGCCAGCGTCACGGCCGAAAACCAAATGGAATTAAAGCGTTTCTTTGTCGGGCCAAATGATTGCGAAGTCACAGGTTTTGCTATTAGCCCAGATTACACTTCGGTTTTTGCCAACATTCAGCATCCAGGTAACTGGCCCTATTCGAATAATGCCGCCGAAATAACGCCTGCTGGTACAGTACTGCGACCACGTGCGGCAACTGTGGTGATCCGTAAACTCGATGGTAAAGAAGTAGCGGTCTAA
- a CDS encoding tyrosine-type recombinase/integrase has protein sequence MTSNITPSDKKMDSPFFEESSLPQSVHSDFFNAAAETEYEISINTRRVYRTSFGLFEQYCATHQLQSLPADPRSIISFIGHQKELLQASSGTQLSKQTLTTRLAAIRYYHIQAGFPSPTEHPLVIRVMRGLSRNHHRQVQDYDQQPIMYDEVELLIQAIEQQPHPLLRSRDKAIIQLGLQGGFRRSELANLKVQYLSFMRDKLKVRLPFSKSNQQGLREWKNLPDSEPFAAYNAVKDWLNESKITEGHLFRSISRDGKTLRPYQVSDNVTSKSSLIRNSGFLNGDDIYRIIKQYCLKAGLPAQYYGAHSLRSGCVTQLHENNKDTLYIMARTGHTDPRSLRHYLKPKED, from the coding sequence ATGACATCGAATATCACACCAAGCGATAAAAAAATGGATTCGCCATTTTTTGAGGAAAGCTCACTGCCCCAATCTGTTCACAGTGATTTTTTTAACGCGGCAGCCGAAACTGAATACGAAATATCCATCAATACCCGTCGGGTTTATCGGACCAGCTTTGGCCTATTTGAGCAATATTGCGCGACGCATCAGCTGCAATCCTTACCCGCCGATCCGCGCAGTATTATTTCTTTTATCGGTCATCAAAAAGAATTGCTCCAAGCAAGCAGTGGAACTCAGCTTTCAAAGCAAACTTTAACGACTCGGCTTGCCGCGATCCGTTACTATCATATTCAAGCAGGATTCCCATCCCCCACTGAACACCCGTTGGTGATCCGTGTGATGCGCGGCCTTAGTCGTAATCACCATAGGCAAGTCCAAGATTATGATCAGCAACCAATCATGTACGATGAGGTCGAACTATTGATCCAAGCGATTGAGCAACAGCCCCATCCACTGCTGCGCTCAAGGGACAAAGCCATTATTCAACTTGGACTGCAAGGCGGATTTCGCCGCTCAGAATTGGCCAATTTAAAAGTACAATATTTAAGTTTTATGCGGGACAAATTAAAAGTACGGCTGCCATTTTCTAAAAGTAATCAGCAGGGATTAAGGGAATGGAAGAATTTGCCCGACTCTGAACCCTTTGCCGCCTATAATGCCGTCAAGGACTGGTTAAATGAAAGTAAAATTACCGAAGGTCATTTATTTCGCTCAATTTCACGAGATGGAAAAACCTTAAGGCCTTATCAAGTTAGCGATAATGTCACATCTAAATCATCACTCATCCGAAATAGTGGATTCTTAAACGGTGACGATATTTATCGGATCATTAAGCAATATTGTCTAAAGGCAGGATTACCGGCGCAATATTATGGCGCCCACAGTTTACGTAGTGGGTGCGTTACACAACTTCATGAAAATAATAAAGATACCTTGTACATCATGGCAAGAACAGGACATACGGATCCACGCTCATTACGCCATTACCTCAAGCCAAAAGAAGATTAA